TTCGGACGGTGAGCGGGAGCGGCATGTCGGGGAGCCTCCAGGGGCGTCGCCATTACCACAGGCCGGGAGGCCCGGTCTTCTCCGTTCCTCCCCACGGCGCCACGGACTCCCATACACTGGCGGCATGCGCCCCCTGCTCTTCGTTCTCGCCCTCCTGGCCGTGCCGGGTTGTGGCCACGCCGCCGGCCCGTCCCGGAGCACTCCGCCCCAAGCGGCCGGGGAGATGCGCACGCTGCTCGCCGAGCTCATCGCCGTGGACACCTCCAACCCCCCGGGCAACGAGGCCGCCGCCGCCCAGGTGGCCGCGCGGTGGTTGCGCGAGGCCGGCATCGAGTCCCAGCTCGCCGAGCCCGCTCCCGGACGCGCCCACCTCATCGCCCGGCTGAAGGGCAACGGCCGCGCACGCCCCGTCCTGGTGCTCGCCCACCTCGACACGGTCCCCGCCCGGCGCGAGGAGTGGGCCTCCGACCCGTGGACGCTCACCGAGCGCGATGGCTTCCTCTACGGGCGCGGCGTTCAGGACAACAAGGGCATGGTGGCCGCCAGCGTGCTCGCGCTGCGGCGGCTGAAACGCGAGGGGACGAAGCTCTCGCGTGACGTGGTGCTCGTGCTCAGCGCGGACGAGGAGGTGGGCTCCAACGCGGGCATCGGCTGGCTGCTGGAGCACCACCCCGAGCTGCGCGAGGCGGAGCTCGCCCTCAACGAAGGAGGCCTCACGGAACTGTCCGAGGATCGCGCCCGCGTACGCTTCGTCAGCCTCCAGGCCGCGGAGCGCGTGTCACGCAACGTGGTGCTCAAGGCCACCGGGCCCGGCGGTCACTCCTCGGTGCCTCCGGCCGCGCCCAACCCCATGGTGCGTCTGGCCGCGGCGGTGGCTCGCGTCGGAGCCCTCACCTTCCCCACCCGGCTCACGCCCGTGACCCGGTTGAACGTGGAGGGCCGCGTGAAGGTGACAGGCGGTGAGCTGGGCCAGGCCCTTCAACGGCTCGCGGCCACTCCGGATGCGCCGCCCCAGGAGGCGGTGGACACCATCGCCCGACTGGAGCCGGCCCTCGCGGCCGTGCTGCGCACCACCTGCGTGCCCACCGTCTTCAACGCCGGCACCCGGCCCAACGTCATCCCCGCCACCGCCGAGGCCACCATCAACTGCCGGCTGCTCCCCGACGAGGACATCCAGGCCGTCCGCGCCCGGCTCGTCGAGGCCGTGAACGACCCGGACATCCAGGTGCAGCTGGACATGAAGCCTCCGGACTCGCCCGCCTCACCCGTGGGCGACAACGCGATGTTCCGCGCCACCCGGGCCGCCGCCGCCCGCGTGTGGCCCGGCGCCCCCGTCTTCCCCCGCATGTCCACCGGCACCACCGAGTCCACCGCGCTGCGCCGCGCCGGCATCCACGCCTACGGAATCGACCTCTTCGCCCTCACGCCGGACGACGCCCGGACGGCCCACGCGCCCAACGAGCGCGTCCCGGTGGCCTCGCTCCAGCCCGGCGCCGAGTTCGTCCACCTGCTGCTCTCCGAGCTGGCGAAGTGAGCCCTCGGACACTCCCCCCGACTGCATTCACCCGAGCCCCATGAAGACCCTGACGACTGCCCGAGTCCCGCTGTATCTGGTCCTGCTGGCATCGACGCTGACGGCCTGTGCCTGGCAGGCACGGCCCATGAACCCATCCACGGAGGAAGGCCCGGTGGCGAGAATCTGGAGAAAGAGCGCGCAGGCGCGTGACTTCGAGCGCTTCACCCGCCAGGGCACCGCGCTCACCGCGGAGGGCGCGCTGGAGCTCGACGCGGCGACGGCCCGCTCCGCGCCCGATCCGTTCCCCTCCCACGTGCCGCCCGACACGACGACGCCTCCCGCTCCGGGCAGCTACGTCTTCGGCGGCGCCAGCTCGGAGGAGCTCTCCGTCCCCGCTGGCTTCGACAACGTGGTGCCCTCGTTCGACGCGCTCACCCCGCCCGGCACGTGGGTGCGGCTGACGCTCGCCGCGCGCGTGGAGGGCCAGTGGACGAAGGACTACGACTTCGGCGTCTGGGCCTTCGACCAGGGCACCGTGGTGCGCCACAGCAAGGATCGCCAGGAGGACGCACAGGGCCGCGTCCTCACCGACACCCTCGCCCTGAAGAAGAAGGCGGACGCGCTGCGCATGACGGTGTGGCTCTTCTCCTCCAAGCCCGGCGTGAGCCCCCGCGTCCGCTCGCTCGCGGCGGCGATGACAGACACGGCCCGCACGGCCGCGGACGAGGCCTCGGACCAGCGCGCCTGGGGCACGGTGCTGGACGTCCCCGGCCGCTCGCAGATGCTCTACCCTCCGGATGGCGGCGCCTGGTGCTCGCCCACCTCGACCTCGATGATCCTCGCGTACTGGGCGAAGAAGCTGGGCCGCGACGACCTCGTGGTCACGGTGCCAGTGGCGGCCGAGTACATCCATGACCGTGTGTATGGCGGCACCGGCAACTGGCCCTTCAACACCGCCTACGCCTCCGCCCTGGGTGGCGGCGCCCTGCACGCCCTGGTGGCTCGCTTCGACTCGTTCACGCAGGTGGAGCGGCTCGTCTCCGAGGGCATCCCCGTCAGCATCAGCATCTCCTACGAGCCGGGGGAGCTGACGGGCTCGCCCATCACCCGCACGGACGGGCACCTCATCGTGGTGAAGGGTTTCACCTCCTCGGGAGACGTCGTCTGCAACGACCCCGCCTTCCCCAACGACGAGACGGTGAACGTGACGTACAAGCGCCAGGAGCTGCTGCGGGCGTGGGACCACTCCCGCCGCGCGGCCTACGTCGTGTGGCCCGCGGGCACCGAGCTCCCCTCCGGCGCGCTCACCTTCGTGAACTGAGGCGCCTCAGCGAACCTCGGGGCAGTCCCAGATGCGCTTCGTGGTGCTTCCCGAGGTGTAGCTCCGACAGGTGCACACGTAGTCCGTGTAGATGCCATCCGTGCAGCTCAGGATCGAGCCGACAGAGGTACAGGCCGTGTTGTCGAGATCCCAGCAGTACGGCTGCGGGGGCGGGAGGCGGCTCTGGAGCTCCGCCTCCGAGCCCTCCTCCTGACTCACGATGACGACGGGCTCGCTCTCGGGGACGGGAGTGGGCTCGGAAGCAGCGGCGAGTGCCGGCAGGGCCAGCCCCAGGATGACGAGGAACGCCTTCTTCATGTGCTTGCTCCAGGATGTGGGAAACGCAGCCCCCACGGCATGCCCGTGGAGGCCGCGAGGTTCCAGCTAACAACCCGCTCGGAGAAAGCGCAAGCTCAAGGATTTTCTCGATTTGTGCAACTAGACTACCCGCCGTAGCAGATGCCGCCGCAGAGGGCCTCCACCTTCCCGCCCGGCATGAGGAAGCGGTTCACCTGCTCGCGGCTCTCGGTGTCGCGCCGCACGGCCTCGTGGACGCCGTTGTCCTGCGGTGGCAGGTCGGCCACGGTGCCCGGCAACGGCTCCGGCAGCTTGAAGTCGAACTGGACCAGCGCCGAGCCGTCGACCTCGCCCTCCTGGGGCGGGAGCCACGGCACCTGCTTCGTGGCGGGGAGCTGCTGCACCAGACCCATCGCGCGGGAGTGCAGCTCGGTGGCCACGTTGGGTACCTGGACATCTCCCAGGCCGTACTGCACGAGCACCCGGCGCGACGCGGGCCCACCGGCGTACGTGTTCGCCAGCACGTGGGGCGCGTAGGTGAGCGGATCGATCCGGTCGAAGCCCGTCTGCGTGAGCGCCGCGAACTTCTGCTGGTCGAGCGCATCCGGCACCGTCTGGGCGATGGTGGAGAGGAACTGACTGAAGGGCCTCGCGCGGAACATCATGAACGAGAAGTCCGCCCCTCCCACGCTCAGCACGCCCCGCTCCACGTGAGGCGAGAGCGCCAGGTAGGTGCCTCCGAGGATGTGACCCTGGCTGATGCCGTAGAAGTACGTCTGGGCCGGATCGTACACGAGCACGCCGTTGTCCTTCAGCGCGGCCAGGTCCCGCAGCGTGGTGCGCGCCGCGTAGGTGACGGCGATCTGGTTGGCCATGGCCTGGTGCACGCGATCCGTGAAGCGCAGGGTCTGGCCGGGAGTGGTGGCGATGGCGCCCAGGACACCGGGGGCATCCGCGGCGGACATGCCCCACCAGTCCACCGTGAGCACCACCATCTTCGTGGCCTCGAGGAAGGGCCGCATGAAGGAGGTGGAGTCCGCCTCGCTCCGGCTCCCGAAGAAGCCGTGGCCATATTGGAGGAAGCGCACCGGCGCCACGGACTGGCCCCAGACGCTCCGGGGAATCTGGAGCGTGAAGGCCACCTCCGTGTCTCCATTGCGCCGCACGCGGCCCTGCTCATCCCTCGCGAGCAGCGCGCCCGGTTGGGCGTTCTCCATGAAGAGTGGCACGCGCAGCGTACCGAGGATGCGCCGGGCGATGTTGGCGTCCACGTTGTCCTTCACGTCCATCACCGTGACGACGGGAGGCGTGGCCTCCAGGGCCTCCATCGCGAGGCGCCGCACGTCGAGCATGTCGCGGGTGACGTTCTCCTCGGACTCGGTGGTGAAGTCCCACGCCAGCTGGAGCTCCGCGCGCGGAATGCCCGCCGCCGCGAGCGCCGGGAAGATCCGCTCCTCGTAGCGCTGGGCGAGGGGTGCCAGGAGCGGATCGCCCCCCGTCTGGCCGTCGCGGATGCGGCGGAAGCCCTCGGGGACGGGCACCGGACTGCCATCCTTCGCCTTCAATCCGCGCAGGGCCACGATGTAGCGGGTCTGGTCGCGCAGCCGCACCAGCGGACGCAGGAGGAGCGCGCGGCGCGCGTCATTGGAAGCGCGCGGATCCAGCTCGGCGAAGTGGAGCACGCCCTCGCCCCGCTCGGCGTCCAGCAGCACCGTGGCCCCGCTGGTCGCCGCCGTGGGACCCTGGATGGACGGCAGGTTGGAGACATCCACGCCACCGGGAAAGAGCGCGAGGATCTGCGTGCCGTGAGACCAGCCGTCCGCCGGGTGCAGCTCCGTGAAGTCGAACGCCGTCCCATCCTTCGCCTTCAGCTTCGCCGCCTCGGAGAGCCGCACGCGGTGGCCCGAGGGCAGCGTCGCGTCCTCCGCGAGGAAGTAATCCGAGGGGAACGGCAGGAGGCAGTCATTCTCCGACGCCAACGGGTTGCACCCCTGGGTGACCTCTAGCGGCGGGAGGTCCTTCGGGGGGAGCTGCTCCCCTCCCTCGGGATCCGAGCAGGCGGCCAGCGCCACCACCACCAACGGCAAGGTCCACGCACCGCGTCTCCTCATCCACTCCCACATAGGTTGCACGCTCCTTGTCAGCACCGGCGGGAAGCCGTCCCGGGGGTTTAGCCGGAGGCAGCGCGTGCGGGAAGCTGGAGGCCGAGCGTCGCTAGATGCTGACTTCACTCAAAGTGACGTATTCTCGCGGGCCTTCCAGCAGGCGCGGCAGCTCTCGAGCTCCGGCTCCCCCCACCATCGACCATGCACCAGCCCCGCACCCTCATCGATCTCCTAGAAGAGCGAAGTGCCACCCGTTCCGAGCAGCGCCTCTACACCTTCCTGGAGGAAGGGGACGGGGAGGGAGCTCCGCTGACGCGCGGTGAGCTGTACGAGCACGCGAGACGGATCGGTGCCGCCCTCCAGGAGCTGGCGCCCGCGGGCGAGCGCGCGGTGTTGCTCTATCCCCCGGGAGCCGAGTACCTCACCGGGTTCTTCGGGTGTCTCTTCTCCGGGCTGGTGGCGGTGCCCGCCTATCCGCCGGATCCCTCGCGGCTGGAGCGCACGCTGCCGCGGCTGCGGGCCATCATCCAGGACTCGGGGGCCACGGTGGTGCTCACCACCTCCTTCGTCCTGTCGATGGCGGAGCTGTTCTTCCAGGACGCGCCCGACCTGAAGGCGCTGCGCTGGGTGGCCACCGACACACTCGAGCCGAGCGGCGCGGCCTCCTGGCGCAAGCCCCCGGTGAGCGCCGACTCGCTGGCCTTCCTCCAGTACACCTCCGGCTCCACCGGCACGCCCAAGGGCGTGATGCTCAGTCACGCCAACCTGCTGCACAACCTGGAGCTGATCCGCGGAGCCTTCCAGACGCGCGATGACAGCGTGGGCGTCATCTGGCTGCCGCCCTACCACGACATGGGGCTCATCGGCGGCATCCTCGTGCCGCTGTACCAGGGCTTCCACACCGCGCTGATGTCGCCGCTGTCGTTCCTCAAGCGCCCTCGCTCCTGGCTGGAGGCCATCACCCGCTTCGGTGGCACCATCAGCGGCGGTCCCAACTTCGCCTTCGAGCTGTGCGTCCGCCGCATCCCGCCCGAGGAGCGGGAGGGGCTGGACCTGAGCCGCTGGGAGGTGGCGTTCTGCGGCGCCGAGCCCATCCGCGCCGAGACGCTCGACCGGTTCACCGAGGCGTTCTCGCCGCGAGGCTTCCGCCGCGAGGCGTTCTATCCCTGCTACGGGCTGGCCGAGGCCACCCTCATCGTCTCGGGCGGAGCGAAGTCCGAGCCGCCTCGCCCGCGCGCGGTGGATGCCTCCGCGCTGGAGCATGGCCGTGCGGTGGAGCCCCAACCACGGGGCGAGGCCCGGACGCTGGTGGGCTGCGGCGGGACGCTGCGGGACCAGCGCCTGCTCGTGGTGGATCCGGAGTCGCTCCGGGAGCTTCCGGCCGGCGAGGTCGGTGAGCTCTGGGTGGGCGGCCCCAGCGTGGCCCAGGGCTACTGGCGGCAACCGGAGGAGTCGGAGGGCATCTTCCGTGCGCGCACCTCCACCGGGGAGGGACCGTTCCTCCGCACCGGAGACCTGGGTTTCCTCGAGGGCGGCGAGCTGTACGTGACCGGGCGGCGCAAGGACCTCATCATCCTGCGCGGCCGCAATCTCTATCCGCAGGATCTCGAGCTCACGGTGGAGCGGAGCCACCCGGCGCTGCGGCCCGGGTGTGGTGCCGCCTTCGGTGTCGAGATGGACGGCGAGGAGCGGCTGGTGGTGGTGCAGGAGGTGGACCCGCGCAAGCTGGATGGCGCCGCGGAGGACATCTCGGGCGCCATCCTTCAGAGGCTGGCGGAGGGGCACGAGGTGCGGCCCCATGCGCTGGTGCTCATCGAGCCGGGCAGCCTGCCGAAGACCTCCAGCGGCAAGGTGCAGCGCCGCGCCTGCCGGGCCGCGTTCCTCGCGGGCGAGCTGCGCGCGGTCCATGCATGGCACGCCTCGGGGTCCGCCGCGCCGGCCGCATCCGCTCCGGCGGCCCCCTCCCCCGCCCCTGTCACCGTCGCCAGTGAGCTGGAGGAGCTGGTGCTGGCGCGGATCTCCACGCGGCTGGGCGCTCGCGCGGAGTCATTGACGCCGGACATGCCGCTCACCCGCCTGGGCCTGGACTCGCTGGCCGCGGTGGAGCTGGCGCACGCGCTGGAGAAGGACCTGGGCGTGGCGATTCCCATGGAGACGCTGCTGCGCGGGGCGAGCGCCTCGGAGCTGGCCC
This is a stretch of genomic DNA from Archangium violaceum. It encodes these proteins:
- a CDS encoding M20/M25/M40 family metallo-hydrolase, producing the protein MRPLLFVLALLAVPGCGHAAGPSRSTPPQAAGEMRTLLAELIAVDTSNPPGNEAAAAQVAARWLREAGIESQLAEPAPGRAHLIARLKGNGRARPVLVLAHLDTVPARREEWASDPWTLTERDGFLYGRGVQDNKGMVAASVLALRRLKREGTKLSRDVVLVLSADEEVGSNAGIGWLLEHHPELREAELALNEGGLTELSEDRARVRFVSLQAAERVSRNVVLKATGPGGHSSVPPAAPNPMVRLAAAVARVGALTFPTRLTPVTRLNVEGRVKVTGGELGQALQRLAATPDAPPQEAVDTIARLEPALAAVLRTTCVPTVFNAGTRPNVIPATAEATINCRLLPDEDIQAVRARLVEAVNDPDIQVQLDMKPPDSPASPVGDNAMFRATRAAAARVWPGAPVFPRMSTGTTESTALRRAGIHAYGIDLFALTPDDARTAHAPNERVPVASLQPGAEFVHLLLSELAK
- a CDS encoding C39 family peptidase is translated as MKTLTTARVPLYLVLLASTLTACAWQARPMNPSTEEGPVARIWRKSAQARDFERFTRQGTALTAEGALELDAATARSAPDPFPSHVPPDTTTPPAPGSYVFGGASSEELSVPAGFDNVVPSFDALTPPGTWVRLTLAARVEGQWTKDYDFGVWAFDQGTVVRHSKDRQEDAQGRVLTDTLALKKKADALRMTVWLFSSKPGVSPRVRSLAAAMTDTARTAADEASDQRAWGTVLDVPGRSQMLYPPDGGAWCSPTSTSMILAYWAKKLGRDDLVVTVPVAAEYIHDRVYGGTGNWPFNTAYASALGGGALHALVARFDSFTQVERLVSEGIPVSISISYEPGELTGSPITRTDGHLIVVKGFTSSGDVVCNDPAFPNDETVNVTYKRQELLRAWDHSRRAAYVVWPAGTELPSGALTFVN